From Calditrichota bacterium, a single genomic window includes:
- a CDS encoding polyprenol monophosphomannose synthase: AFRKGFKVCEVPITFVERRSGTSKMSKKIVREAVWMVWKLRFYDLIGKL; encoded by the coding sequence GGCCTTTCGCAAAGGGTTCAAAGTGTGCGAGGTCCCCATCACCTTCGTGGAGCGGCGGAGCGGAACGTCGAAGATGTCCAAGAAGATCGTACGCGAGGCAGTGTGGATGGTGTGGAAACTGCGTTTCTATGACCTCATAGGGAAACTGTAG